In a single window of the Blastopirellula marina genome:
- a CDS encoding response regulator, translating to MSSKPSSGKLWDDRLRVILNASPDAIIAINDYGEIVDWNEKANVTFLWPTQVTRLRLSDLFKTEDLQEIVASIRSLTDKDASDERIELLARRADGNLIPVELSFGRVVIADETYFTAFVRDITEWRQEEEIHSKKLLEAELLSQATSQAATAGSFAESLQRLLDIICTQIDWPIGHVWMPYDSGLMLASSHIWHQDEGLDVTDFIEKTQLTHFRFGEGMPGAIWKRREPVWFGEAEVNQMIRMRSYSGSPIRSAFGFPVIADGDVVTILEFFHTEKVQEDQALLDIVRRVGEQIGKVAQSRRFEQQRARLAAIVDSSYDAIIGMSLDGRITSWNYGAELVYGFSAEEAVGETINFILPEQQKVEEDELQTARVMGRRVDSFETVRSRKDGKQIHVSVTLSPVIDSSGQLVGSSSIERDITERRRADEELQRARDSAIRASRARAEFLANVSHELRTPMNAIIGMTSMALDEEISPTLRDYLTTAKDSALSLLTLLNDILDFSKLESGKFSIVKEPFNLADVVEDSIKALSNQAFAKGLELVCKVPRDLPREVIGDGIRLRQILTNLVGNAIKFTDTGEVVVAVEVVRIWPNEARFRFSVKDTGIGIPVEEQQRILEPFTQVDSSSTRIHGGTGLGLAISSELLRIMGGRLTLQSTVGKGSLFSFRLSFDLPSRQNLDTLDSLPFDKLRDLPVLIVDDNATNRKIIAETLTTWGMKPITANDAEQALGILRQNMELGMKFPLVIVDALMPGMDGYELSRQVRSLSPENESPVLLMVSSADRREFQENEETSPISAYIQKPVTQTELIRAILRAMRLSTGPASAPVDSITNNQPLASLSVLVAEDTPANQKVVTTMLKKRGHSVTVAQNGREAVELFKKQKFDVVLMDVQMPILDGFQATSVIRALERNSEYTTPIIAMTAHAMRGDREKCLEAGMDAYVAKPLDVKQLLGLLESVAEDHAPTTNGSEASADDQLFRPESTPIIDYAGAMQRLGNDAELFCDFISYYDEDSKVLLAEIEDAITNSRTGDLHRAAHSLKGLAANLGAQRVVNTSYNLELLGKNGSLGDAAKELEKLRREMQELNTALSNYRA from the coding sequence ATGTCGTCAAAGCCTTCCTCTGGAAAACTTTGGGATGACCGTCTACGTGTCATTCTGAACGCCTCTCCGGACGCGATTATCGCCATCAACGATTATGGTGAGATTGTGGATTGGAATGAGAAGGCTAACGTCACCTTTCTCTGGCCAACGCAAGTTACCCGATTACGCTTATCAGACCTTTTCAAAACGGAAGACTTGCAGGAAATCGTCGCCAGCATCCGGAGTCTTACCGATAAAGACGCCAGCGACGAGCGAATTGAACTACTCGCTCGTCGCGCTGACGGGAATTTGATTCCGGTTGAGTTGTCATTCGGCCGGGTCGTCATTGCCGACGAGACCTACTTTACAGCCTTTGTCCGTGATATCACCGAGTGGCGTCAGGAAGAGGAGATTCATAGCAAGAAGCTTCTTGAAGCTGAGCTTCTTAGCCAGGCAACATCGCAGGCGGCCACGGCAGGATCGTTTGCCGAGTCGCTTCAACGACTGCTCGACATCATCTGCACGCAAATTGATTGGCCGATTGGCCACGTTTGGATGCCGTATGATAGCGGTCTGATGCTCGCGTCGTCGCACATTTGGCATCAGGACGAGGGGCTCGACGTCACCGACTTTATCGAAAAGACACAGCTTACGCATTTCCGATTTGGCGAAGGGATGCCAGGTGCAATTTGGAAACGGCGCGAGCCAGTCTGGTTTGGCGAAGCGGAAGTCAACCAGATGATCCGGATGCGGTCGTATAGCGGCTCACCCATTCGATCTGCATTTGGATTTCCAGTTATTGCAGACGGCGACGTCGTGACGATTTTGGAGTTCTTTCACACGGAAAAAGTCCAGGAAGACCAAGCACTACTTGATATCGTGCGCCGCGTCGGCGAGCAGATTGGTAAAGTCGCTCAGTCGCGACGATTTGAGCAACAACGAGCCCGACTCGCAGCGATCGTCGATTCGTCGTACGACGCCATCATCGGTATGTCTCTCGACGGACGGATCACTAGCTGGAATTACGGAGCGGAATTAGTCTACGGGTTTTCCGCCGAAGAGGCTGTCGGCGAAACGATTAACTTCATTTTGCCCGAACAACAGAAAGTTGAAGAAGACGAGCTTCAAACGGCTCGCGTTATGGGACGCCGCGTCGATTCTTTTGAGACTGTTCGCTCTCGAAAGGATGGCAAGCAAATTCACGTCAGTGTGACCCTCTCCCCCGTAATCGATTCATCCGGTCAATTGGTTGGATCGTCCAGCATCGAACGCGATATTACGGAACGTCGTCGGGCGGACGAGGAATTGCAGAGAGCTCGTGACTCCGCGATTCGAGCCAGCCGCGCACGTGCCGAGTTCTTGGCCAACGTCAGCCACGAATTACGAACGCCTATGAATGCCATCATTGGTATGACCTCGATGGCATTGGACGAAGAGATCTCGCCAACACTGCGAGATTACTTGACCACCGCCAAAGATTCGGCACTGTCGTTGCTCACCTTGCTCAACGACATCCTCGACTTCTCCAAGCTAGAATCTGGTAAGTTTTCGATCGTCAAAGAGCCCTTCAACTTGGCGGATGTTGTCGAGGATTCGATTAAGGCTCTTTCTAATCAGGCATTTGCCAAAGGCCTGGAACTAGTTTGTAAAGTCCCGCGTGACCTCCCACGCGAAGTGATTGGTGACGGCATCCGCCTCCGTCAAATTCTCACGAACCTGGTTGGTAATGCCATTAAGTTTACCGACACAGGCGAAGTTGTGGTTGCTGTTGAGGTGGTTCGTATCTGGCCGAATGAAGCTCGCTTTCGCTTTTCGGTGAAAGATACCGGGATCGGGATTCCTGTCGAAGAGCAGCAACGGATTCTAGAACCATTCACGCAGGTCGATTCTTCGTCTACGCGTATCCATGGTGGTACTGGGCTAGGACTGGCGATCAGTTCGGAGCTCTTGCGAATTATGGGTGGTCGACTGACGCTGCAGAGCACAGTGGGCAAAGGCAGCCTGTTTTCCTTTCGTCTGTCGTTCGATTTGCCGTCGCGGCAGAATCTGGACACGCTCGACTCCCTCCCATTCGATAAACTGCGTGATCTACCGGTGTTGATCGTTGACGACAACGCGACCAATCGCAAGATCATCGCGGAAACGTTGACCACTTGGGGAATGAAGCCAATCACCGCCAACGACGCGGAACAGGCACTTGGGATCTTACGCCAGAATATGGAACTGGGCATGAAGTTCCCCTTGGTGATCGTTGACGCCTTGATGCCAGGTATGGACGGGTATGAGCTATCACGCCAAGTGCGTTCACTTAGTCCAGAAAATGAATCGCCAGTTCTATTGATGGTTTCATCAGCAGATCGGAGAGAATTTCAAGAGAACGAAGAAACCAGTCCAATCTCGGCTTACATTCAGAAGCCTGTCACGCAAACCGAATTGATCCGTGCGATCCTGCGAGCGATGCGTTTGAGCACTGGACCTGCCTCTGCCCCGGTCGATAGCATTACGAACAACCAGCCGTTAGCATCGCTTTCGGTTTTGGTGGCGGAAGATACGCCCGCCAATCAAAAAGTGGTCACCACGATGCTCAAGAAACGCGGGCATTCGGTTACCGTCGCTCAGAATGGTCGTGAAGCAGTCGAGCTGTTCAAGAAGCAGAAGTTTGATGTTGTCCTAATGGACGTTCAAATGCCGATACTCGACGGCTTTCAAGCTACTTCCGTAATACGGGCCTTGGAGCGAAACTCGGAATACACGACACCCATTATTGCCATGACCGCTCACGCGATGCGAGGTGATCGTGAGAAATGCCTGGAAGCAGGGATGGACGCTTACGTTGCGAAGCCGCTCGACGTGAAGCAGCTACTTGGCTTGTTAGAAAGCGTTGCCGAAGACCATGCTCCGACCACGAACGGTTCGGAAGCATCTGCCGACGATCAACTTTTCCGGCCAGAATCGACACCGATCATCGATTACGCCGGGGCGATGCAGCGTTTGGGTAACGATGCGGAACTTTTCTGTGATTTCATTAGCTACTACGACGAAGACTCGAAAGTCCTACTCGCAGAAATCGAAGACGCTATTACCAACAGTCGTACGGGTGACCTGCATCGCGCCGCTCATAGCTTAAAAGGTCTTGCGGCGAATCTTGGTGCACAGCGTGTGGTGAATACGTCGTACAATCTTGAACTGTTGGGTAAGAACGGCAGCCTCGGTGATGCTGCCAAAGAACTTGAGAAGCTTCGACGCGAAATGCAGGAACTGAACACGGCTCTCAGTAACTACCGCGCTTAA
- a CDS encoding sigma-54-dependent transcriptional regulator encodes MPKLLVIDDDRTVHRLVEKTFEETGVTTICCGVAEDGLNLIRTESPDALLLDIMLREANGLELATQIRHLDPKLPIIFITAMNDSDTAIQAMSRGAYDYLLKPLNKQEVQDLVERAFDTRRLMQSPVHMQEATSSNEQGDLLVGRSQGMLDVYKKIGRVAPQDVAVLILGESGTGKELIARAIYHHSSRRNECFMAINCAALSDTLLESELFGHEKGAFTGADRRHIGKFEQCNGGTIFLDEIGDMSPSTQSKVLRLLQEQKFERVGGTETIETDVRIISATNRDLEQMIEDGEFRLDLYHRLNTFQINLPPLRERGADVQLLLEHFLARFNKSLKKHISGISDEAVQMLLSYPWPGNIRELQAILRKAMLMAVGPVLVPEFFPTELHGNGEASPIPVDNRPVGTPGEDFQQFLGELEAASSTEMYAEALEWMERQLITRVLTATEGNQSKAAEKLGITRGSLRNKIRSLNISIDHVISSDE; translated from the coding sequence ATGCCAAAATTGTTAGTCATCGATGACGATCGAACCGTTCACCGTTTGGTGGAAAAGACCTTCGAAGAGACTGGTGTCACAACCATATGTTGCGGCGTCGCAGAAGACGGTTTGAATCTCATCCGCACCGAATCTCCCGATGCCCTACTTCTGGACATTATGCTTCGCGAAGCGAACGGTCTGGAATTGGCCACTCAGATTCGCCATTTAGATCCAAAGTTGCCCATTATCTTCATCACCGCGATGAATGACAGTGATACGGCAATTCAGGCGATGTCGCGCGGTGCCTATGACTATTTGCTGAAACCCCTCAATAAGCAAGAAGTCCAAGACCTAGTTGAGCGAGCGTTTGACACGCGTCGCTTGATGCAGTCGCCCGTTCATATGCAGGAAGCCACTTCCTCGAACGAACAAGGCGATTTGCTGGTTGGCCGCAGCCAGGGGATGCTGGACGTCTACAAAAAGATTGGGCGGGTGGCTCCCCAGGACGTCGCCGTCCTGATCCTCGGAGAAAGTGGTACGGGTAAAGAGCTTATTGCTCGCGCAATCTACCACCACAGCAGTCGCCGCAATGAGTGCTTTATGGCGATTAACTGCGCTGCCTTATCCGACACCTTGCTCGAAAGCGAGCTGTTTGGACATGAAAAAGGGGCGTTCACCGGGGCCGATCGACGACACATCGGTAAATTCGAACAGTGCAATGGCGGCACAATCTTCCTCGATGAAATCGGGGATATGTCACCTTCGACTCAGAGTAAGGTTCTACGGCTTTTGCAGGAGCAAAAGTTTGAGCGGGTTGGCGGTACTGAAACCATCGAGACCGATGTCCGGATCATCTCGGCTACCAATCGCGACTTAGAGCAAATGATCGAGGATGGTGAATTCCGCTTAGACCTTTACCATCGATTGAATACGTTCCAAATTAACCTTCCGCCTCTGCGAGAACGTGGTGCGGATGTCCAATTGCTGCTAGAGCATTTCCTGGCGCGTTTCAATAAATCGTTGAAAAAGCATATCTCGGGCATCTCGGACGAAGCGGTACAGATGCTGTTGTCCTACCCTTGGCCAGGAAATATTCGCGAACTGCAGGCTATCCTCCGTAAAGCGATGCTGATGGCAGTTGGCCCTGTGCTTGTTCCAGAGTTCTTTCCCACAGAATTGCATGGCAACGGAGAAGCATCACCGATTCCGGTCGATAATCGGCCAGTTGGAACGCCAGGTGAAGACTTCCAGCAGTTTTTAGGTGAATTAGAAGCTGCCAGCTCGACCGAGATGTACGCAGAGGCATTGGAGTGGATGGAGCGGCAACTTATCACACGCGTGCTGACGGCCACTGAAGGCAATCAATCGAAAGCGGCCGAAAAGCTGGGGATCACGCGAGGAAGTTTGCGTAACAAGATTCGCTCGCTAAACATCTCAATTGATCATGTGATTAGTTCCGACGAATAG
- a CDS encoding PA2169 family four-helix-bundle protein, whose translation MSLETKMKLSPETISSVQELIHINVDSRNTFQELADGTANASVAIMFRELASERNRNVAELESLLNFNETKAEETGSFAGAAHRILISLRSTLGAGTTTMLNEAEAAEESIQKKYEEILTREPGSAVSDILHRQFGGIRAAHQRVRAIRDAHRRAS comes from the coding sequence ATGTCTCTCGAAACAAAAATGAAGCTCTCGCCGGAGACTATCTCGAGTGTCCAAGAGCTAATCCATATCAACGTCGATAGTCGGAACACATTTCAAGAACTAGCGGATGGTACGGCCAATGCTTCGGTCGCGATTATGTTCCGTGAGCTTGCTTCTGAACGCAATCGGAACGTCGCCGAGTTGGAATCGTTGTTGAACTTCAACGAGACCAAAGCGGAAGAGACCGGTAGTTTTGCTGGTGCGGCACACCGCATCCTTATCAGTCTTCGCTCTACGCTCGGGGCGGGTACAACGACGATGCTGAACGAAGCAGAAGCGGCTGAAGAGAGCATTCAAAAGAAATATGAGGAAATACTGACGCGCGAGCCAGGCTCCGCTGTCAGCGATATTCTTCATCGCCAGTTTGGCGGTATACGTGCGGCTCATCAACGTGTTCGTGCGATTAGAGACGCCCATCGTCGGGCAAGCTAA
- a CDS encoding YqaE/Pmp3 family membrane protein, with translation MTTVTKNEGTADVIRILLAIILPPVGVFFEVGLGLHFWLNILLTLFGYIPGIIHAVWVILRK, from the coding sequence ATGACCACGGTTACGAAAAACGAAGGCACCGCTGATGTTATCCGTATCCTCCTGGCAATCATCTTGCCGCCAGTCGGAGTATTTTTTGAAGTAGGTTTGGGCCTCCATTTCTGGCTCAATATCCTGCTGACGCTATTTGGATACATCCCCGGTATTATCCATGCTGTCTGGGTGATCTTGCGTAAGTAA
- a CDS encoding DUF1328 domain-containing protein, producing the protein MLSWALTFLVIALIAAALGFGGLAGAATGIAKILFFVFIVLFVIGLIAGGIRRPAA; encoded by the coding sequence ATGTTGAGCTGGGCACTGACATTTCTGGTTATCGCACTAATCGCTGCTGCTCTTGGTTTTGGTGGACTCGCCGGTGCGGCAACGGGTATTGCAAAGATCTTGTTCTTCGTCTTCATCGTTCTATTTGTGATCGGCCTGATCGCAGGTGGTATTCGCCGACCAGCGGCCTAG
- a CDS encoding WD40 repeat domain-containing serine/threonine protein kinase, with translation MFSQGERPIPGYRLERFLGRGQFGEVWAADGPGGTLVALKFIALQQKTGIRELKSIQAVKRIKHANLCSVNAMWLLGQDGGVLDDHEIDLLIRNQSREAPSQTLAIEATQVMQNPQYLVVSMSLAEGSLEERLKSQGEGGIPREQLIDYMLQAARGIDYLNSPVHNVGGEMVGIQHRDIKPANLLFAGDSVLVGDFGVAAAFGEYDTEATSVVGSLCYMSPESIKRMPSHSSDQYALAITYYQLRTGTLPFEPTVSFAELVDIHVRGKLRFPLVTDHEREVLARATSTDPKQRYATCVEFAKAIAAPSEPVQPKSRPLPWPALLGGSVVVLLLVAAIVWGIFSNNGSEPGNNDPQPQPHAIVFEPEQTNYTLSIVPTSPRDDLDSDGQSVADINLLPTDKVRIKATSTNVLYQPLDQEFTYDQLVRDDWKVALKPIDAAAMLEKVTELATGGNWEEAQKLFSTAASIYPELKDKPTPETIELQGDPDAITHSPRDNRIATALSGDATSVLGLLELAEPKSEATHVTISTLPNQIHLPDQIPWAVLMQDSVAEVISLDKSGKPYEIDLGLPKVVAYRQITCSTLSPDGKSILVGQDHQSVTLLTITTGDKPVTKLSMSSFATRVDAVAFDPSSKYCFAMGQSGDGGRWPANDVSEASATDFKIADFDEEIISILPLSESVLYVFTDSQVIRLQIPTDGGIAKSSKVESLSSPLLTARLSDDGKFLAYTTENPARPLSIIEPKTGTLSSLQPPDITGVVEDFDISSDSRWLVYVNEDGGLFVIDLTKQPFVPQGILPSQGERIKFVRLSINDADVVTLSEDGTTTWWNFVQLVLAAGQ, from the coding sequence ATGTTTAGTCAGGGAGAACGACCGATCCCCGGTTATCGGCTGGAAAGATTCCTAGGTCGCGGCCAATTCGGTGAAGTTTGGGCAGCCGACGGACCTGGCGGAACTCTCGTCGCTTTGAAATTCATCGCCCTGCAGCAGAAGACCGGCATCCGCGAGCTAAAATCGATACAAGCGGTAAAACGGATCAAACACGCAAACTTGTGCTCAGTGAACGCGATGTGGTTGCTGGGGCAAGACGGAGGGGTTCTCGACGATCACGAAATCGACCTCTTGATTCGCAATCAATCTCGCGAAGCCCCCTCCCAGACGCTCGCCATCGAGGCTACGCAAGTCATGCAGAACCCACAATACCTTGTGGTCAGCATGTCTCTCGCCGAAGGGAGCCTTGAAGAGCGGCTTAAAAGCCAAGGGGAAGGTGGCATCCCGCGCGAGCAATTGATCGATTACATGTTGCAAGCTGCTCGGGGCATCGACTATCTAAATTCGCCTGTGCACAATGTCGGTGGCGAAATGGTCGGCATCCAGCACCGCGACATCAAGCCTGCTAATCTGCTGTTCGCCGGCGATTCTGTGCTGGTCGGCGACTTCGGCGTCGCGGCCGCTTTCGGAGAATACGATACCGAAGCGACCAGTGTCGTGGGCAGCTTGTGTTACATGTCGCCGGAATCGATCAAACGGATGCCATCGCATAGCTCCGATCAATATGCCCTGGCAATTACCTATTACCAACTGAGAACTGGTACGCTTCCCTTCGAGCCGACCGTATCATTCGCCGAGTTAGTCGATATCCACGTTCGCGGCAAACTCCGTTTCCCACTCGTCACCGATCACGAAAGAGAAGTACTCGCGCGAGCAACTTCGACCGATCCTAAACAACGTTATGCGACCTGCGTCGAGTTCGCCAAAGCAATCGCCGCTCCGTCTGAGCCCGTCCAGCCGAAAAGTAGACCCCTTCCCTGGCCTGCTCTGTTGGGTGGCAGTGTCGTCGTTCTCTTGCTGGTCGCTGCAATCGTGTGGGGAATCTTCAGCAATAATGGCAGCGAGCCAGGGAACAACGATCCTCAACCGCAGCCTCACGCGATTGTCTTTGAGCCAGAACAGACTAACTACACCCTTTCGATCGTCCCTACATCACCACGAGATGATCTCGACTCCGATGGTCAATCGGTTGCCGATATCAATCTCTTGCCGACTGACAAAGTACGTATCAAAGCAACTTCCACCAATGTCTTATATCAGCCGCTCGATCAAGAGTTCACCTACGATCAACTCGTGAGAGATGACTGGAAAGTCGCGTTGAAACCGATCGATGCGGCAGCCATGTTGGAGAAAGTGACCGAACTGGCGACCGGAGGGAATTGGGAAGAAGCCCAGAAGCTGTTTTCCACGGCAGCATCGATTTATCCTGAACTGAAGGATAAGCCAACTCCCGAGACTATCGAACTGCAGGGTGATCCTGATGCCATCACGCACTCACCACGAGATAATCGTATTGCCACAGCCCTCAGTGGCGATGCAACGAGCGTCCTTGGACTACTGGAACTAGCCGAACCCAAATCGGAGGCGACGCACGTCACCATTTCCACGTTACCAAATCAGATCCACCTTCCGGATCAGATTCCGTGGGCCGTTTTAATGCAAGACAGCGTAGCGGAGGTGATTTCGCTGGACAAATCGGGCAAGCCATACGAGATCGATCTTGGTCTGCCAAAAGTCGTCGCGTATCGCCAGATTACCTGCTCCACTCTTTCACCTGACGGTAAATCGATTTTGGTTGGTCAGGACCACCAATCGGTTACGCTGCTCACGATTACGACAGGCGACAAGCCGGTGACGAAGTTGTCGATGTCTTCCTTCGCGACGCGAGTCGATGCCGTGGCCTTTGACCCGAGCAGCAAATACTGCTTTGCAATGGGGCAATCAGGGGACGGCGGACGATGGCCAGCCAATGATGTGAGTGAGGCGTCGGCAACCGATTTTAAGATCGCGGATTTCGACGAAGAGATCATTTCGATCCTTCCCCTCTCAGAAAGCGTCTTGTATGTGTTTACCGACAGCCAGGTAATACGTCTGCAGATTCCAACCGATGGTGGTATCGCCAAGTCGAGCAAGGTCGAGTCACTTAGCTCGCCTCTGTTGACCGCTCGTTTATCGGATGATGGAAAGTTTCTCGCTTACACGACGGAAAATCCCGCCCGACCACTTTCGATCATTGAACCCAAAACAGGAACGCTTTCTTCACTTCAACCGCCCGATATCACGGGCGTTGTCGAAGACTTTGATATCTCGTCCGATAGCCGTTGGCTAGTTTATGTCAACGAGGATGGCGGTCTCTTTGTCATCGACCTGACGAAACAGCCGTTCGTTCCCCAGGGGATCTTGCCTTCCCAAGGGGAGCGAATCAAATTTGTGCGGCTCTCAATCAACGACGCCGATGTTGTGACCTTATCGGAAGATGGAACGACTACTTGGTGGAACTTCGTCCAGTTGGTGCTAGCCGCTGGGCAATAG
- a CDS encoding Dps family protein, with product MKFKRHVLPEDKAKPTSDELQKNLIALIDLSLTLKQAHWNVVGKNFRSIHLQLDEIILTTRDASDEVAERIVMIGFSPDGRSATVAKETPLKSYDTGFVGVDGTIQAVADALQTTIGELRGGIEKLDDLDLVSQDMLIAISSALEKHLWMIQAQEL from the coding sequence ATGAAATTTAAGCGACACGTCTTGCCCGAAGATAAAGCGAAGCCAACTTCCGACGAACTTCAGAAGAATCTGATCGCTTTAATCGACCTTTCGCTAACCCTCAAACAAGCTCACTGGAACGTCGTTGGAAAGAACTTTCGCTCGATCCACTTACAGCTCGACGAGATTATCTTGACTACCCGCGATGCATCCGATGAAGTCGCGGAACGAATCGTGATGATCGGATTTTCACCGGATGGCCGTTCAGCAACGGTCGCAAAGGAAACACCGCTTAAGTCGTACGACACCGGTTTCGTCGGCGTCGACGGCACCATTCAAGCGGTTGCCGACGCCCTGCAAACGACGATCGGCGAGCTTCGTGGAGGTATCGAGAAACTGGACGACCTAGATCTCGTGAGTCAGGACATGCTGATTGCCATTTCTAGCGCCCTAGAAAAGCACCTCTGGATGATTCAAGCTCAGGAATTGTAA